From a region of the Agrobacterium tumefaciens genome:
- a CDS encoding alpha/beta hydrolase, with protein MPEVIFNGPAGRLEGRYQPSKEKSAPIAIILHPHPQFGGTMNNQIVYQLFYLFQKRGFTTLRFNFRSIGRSQGEFDHGAGELSDAASALDWVQSLHPDSKSCWVAGYSFGAWIGMQLLMRRPEIEGFMSIAPQPNTYDFSFLAPCPSSGLIINGDSDKVAPEKDVNGLVEKLKTQKGILITHRTVPGANHFFNGKVDELMGECEDYLDRRLNGELVPEPAAKRIR; from the coding sequence ATGCCCGAAGTCATCTTTAACGGCCCGGCGGGTCGCCTCGAAGGCCGTTATCAGCCCTCCAAGGAAAAGAGCGCACCGATCGCGATCATTCTGCACCCGCACCCACAGTTCGGCGGCACGATGAACAACCAGATCGTCTACCAGCTCTTCTATCTTTTCCAGAAGCGCGGCTTCACGACGCTCCGTTTCAACTTCCGCTCCATCGGCCGCAGCCAGGGCGAGTTCGACCATGGCGCCGGTGAACTGTCCGACGCGGCATCCGCGCTCGACTGGGTGCAGAGCCTGCATCCGGACAGCAAGAGCTGTTGGGTCGCCGGTTACTCCTTCGGCGCGTGGATCGGCATGCAGCTTCTGATGCGCCGTCCGGAAATCGAAGGTTTCATGTCGATTGCACCGCAGCCGAACACCTACGACTTCTCGTTCCTCGCCCCCTGCCCGTCGTCCGGCCTCATCATCAACGGTGATTCCGACAAGGTCGCACCGGAGAAGGACGTCAATGGTCTGGTTGAAAAGCTGAAGACCCAGAAGGGTATTCTGATCACGCACCGGACCGTTCCCGGCGCCAACCACTTCTTCAATGGCAAGGTGGATGAGCTGATGGGCGAGTGCGAGGATTACCTCGACCGTCGCTTGAACGGCGAACTGGTGCCGGAACCGGCTGCCAAGCGTATCCGCTGA
- a CDS encoding cysteine desulfurase: MTVLTRTYMDWNATAPLRPAVRDVLVEALDMSGNPSSVHREGRAARAAVEAARREVAALAGAQAPNVTFTSGATEAANLVLTPDFKMGRAPLRMGHLYVSAIEHPAVREGGRFSKDNVTEVPVTASGVLDLAALETLLPGHDASSGLPMVACMLVNNETGIVQPVVEAARLVHAAGGLMVVDAVQAAGRMPLDIAALDADFLILSSHKLGGPKGAGALVSRGEVMMPRPLIHGGGQEKGHRSGTENTLSILGFGAAAADAVKNLEAETLRLSDLRTALESGMRVAAADVVIHGESGARVCNTTFFTLPGLKAETGQIAFDIEGIALSAGSACSSGKVGESHVLTAMGHDPKLGALRISLGHATTQNDIERTLAAFGKIAGRRKPAGQAA, translated from the coding sequence ATGACGGTTTTGACTCGCACATATATGGACTGGAACGCCACGGCGCCGTTGCGGCCTGCCGTGCGGGACGTGCTTGTCGAAGCTCTTGATATGTCTGGTAATCCTTCGTCTGTTCACAGGGAAGGGCGCGCTGCGCGCGCGGCCGTTGAGGCTGCTCGCCGCGAGGTTGCCGCCCTTGCTGGCGCGCAAGCGCCGAATGTGACGTTTACCAGCGGTGCGACCGAAGCGGCCAATCTGGTTTTGACACCGGATTTCAAGATGGGTCGCGCTCCATTGCGGATGGGCCACCTCTATGTTTCCGCCATCGAACACCCTGCGGTTCGTGAAGGCGGCCGGTTCAGCAAGGATAACGTTACGGAAGTTCCCGTTACGGCATCCGGTGTTCTCGACCTTGCCGCGCTTGAGACCCTGTTGCCCGGACATGATGCGTCGTCCGGCCTGCCGATGGTTGCCTGCATGCTGGTGAACAACGAGACCGGCATCGTTCAGCCCGTTGTTGAGGCTGCAAGGCTTGTGCATGCCGCGGGCGGGTTGATGGTTGTCGATGCGGTTCAGGCCGCAGGGCGCATGCCGCTTGATATTGCAGCACTGGATGCGGACTTCCTCATTCTCTCGTCCCACAAGCTTGGCGGGCCGAAGGGGGCAGGTGCCCTGGTGTCGCGCGGTGAAGTGATGATGCCTCGGCCACTGATCCATGGCGGCGGGCAGGAAAAAGGTCATCGTTCAGGCACTGAAAATACGCTGTCGATTCTTGGGTTCGGTGCGGCTGCTGCCGATGCGGTCAAAAATCTGGAAGCGGAAACGCTGCGTCTATCCGATCTGCGGACGGCGCTTGAGTCCGGTATGCGCGTTGCTGCCGCCGACGTGGTGATCCACGGCGAGAGTGGGGCGCGGGTTTGCAATACCACCTTTTTCACGCTTCCGGGACTGAAAGCGGAAACGGGGCAGATCGCCTTCGACATTGAAGGTATCGCCCTTTCGGCCGGATCGGCCTGCTCGTCCGGAAAAGTTGGCGAAAGCCATGTCCTGACGGCGATGGGGCATGACCCCAAGCTCGGCGCGCTGAGAATTTCGCTCGGCCATGCGACGACGCAAAACGATATCGAGCGCACGCTTGCGGCGTTCGGAAAAATAGCCGGGCGGCGCAAGCCGGCCGGACAGGCGGCGTGA